From a single Scylla paramamosain isolate STU-SP2022 chromosome 28, ASM3559412v1, whole genome shotgun sequence genomic region:
- the LOC135114644 gene encoding josephin-2-like, which translates to MKGRWWWWPCGTRLTRLHRADHCQVGVAMTPDIYHEKQIKELCALHSLNNLFQDGAAFAKSELDNICYALSPDNWFNPHKSLLGTGNYDINVIMAALVSKGCGVVWFDKRKDPRVLMPEKAVGFILNVPSQYRLGPVQLPLRRKHWIAIRSIRGIYYNLDSKLDTPEIIGKEQELINYLREELKHKDKELFVVVTEEVERLRAWCSSQPLHPAAAGSTNSVEGKEFLATTTSTNCLVNGKELQCGEAFNPPGLSFIDQEPAGPDSWSVGEAMKASQETL; encoded by the exons AtgaaggggaggtggtggtggtggccatgtGGTACCAGACTCACTCGTCTCCATAGAGCTGATCATTGCCAGGTGGGGGTCGCCATGACTCCAGATATCTACCACGagaagcag atcaagGAACTGTGTGCCCTACATTCCCTGAACAACCTTTTCCAAGATGGTGCTGCCTTTGCCAAGAGTGAGTTGGACAACATATGCTATGCTCTTTCTCCAGACAATTGGTTCAACCCTCACAAATCCCTCTTAGGAACAGGCAACTATGATATTAATGTCATCATGGCAGCCCTGGTCTCCAAAGGATGTGGAGTTGTCTGGTTTGACAAGAGAAA aGACCCACGGGTGCTGATGCCAGAGAAGGCAGTAGGGTTCATCCTCAACGTTCCCTCACAGTACCGGCTGGGCCCTGTACAACTACCTCTGCGCAGGAAACATTGGATTGCCATCCGTAGCATACGGGGGATTTATTACAACCTAGACTCTAAGCTTGATACTCCAGAAATAATAGGGAAG GAGCAGGAGTTAATCAACTACCTGCGTGAGGAACTGAAGCACAAAGACAAGGAATTGTTTGTGGTGGTAACGGAGGAGGTGGAGCGGCTGCGAGCTTGGTGCTCCTCTCAGCCTCTCcacccagcagcagcaggcagtaCAAACAGTGTTGAGGGCAAGGAGTTCCTGGCAACCACGACAAGTACAAATTGTTTAGTCAATGGGAAAGAGTTGCAATGCGGGGAGGCATTCAACCCTCCTGGTCTGTCTTTCATAGATCAAGAGCCAGCAGGACCCGACAGCTGGTCGGTGGGGGAGGCCATGAAGGCAAGTCAGGAAACACTATAG